A stretch of DNA from Cumulibacter manganitolerans:
CGCCGGCGCGCCGCTCGATCCGCACGTCCCCGGCCGTCTGGGCGAGCTGCGACCAGTCCACGTGTGAATCCCTTCGGACGGCGATAGCACCTTGTCTACCAGAGCCAGAGAGACGGGGGCGTGACACGGGCGCCGGAGGCGGTGACTACTGTTTTAGTCCACGACAGGTAATGAGGGGAGCCAGGTGACCGTTCTCGACGACATCATCGCAGGAGTGCGCGAGGACGTCGCGGCTCGGCAGGCCCATGTCTCCCTCGACGAGCTGAAGAGGCGCTGCCGCGCCGTACCCGACGCGCTCGACGCGTACTCGGCGCTCAACCGCGACGGCGTGGCCGTCATTGCCGAGGTCAAGCGGGCCAGCCCGTCCGCCGGGCCGCTCGCCGACATCGGCGACCCGGCCGCGCTCGCCGCGGAGTACGAAGCCGGCGGCGCCCGCGCGATCAGCGTGCTCACCGAGCAGCGCCGCTTCGGCGGGTCGCTCGACGACCTCGCCGCGGTCCGCAAGGCGGTCTCCATCCCGGTGCTGCGCAAGGACTTCGTGGTCTCGTCGTACCAGGTGCACGAGGCGCGGGCGTACGGCGCCGACATCGTGCTGCTGATCGTGGCGGCGCTGAACCAGGACACCCTCGTCGGGCTGCGCGAGCGCGTCGAGTCCCTCGGGATGACGGCGCTGGTCGAGGTGCACGACGAGCAGGAGGCCGACCGCGCGCTGCAGGCCGGTGCGTCGGTCATCGGGGTCAACGCCCGCAACCTGAAGACCCTCGAGGTCGACCGCGCCACCTTCGAGCGCATCGGCCCCGGGCTGCCGAGCAACGTCGTGAAGATCGCCGAGTCGGGCGTGCGCGACGCCCGCGACCTGATCGCCTACGCCAAGGCCGGGGCGGACGCCGTCCTGGTCGGCCAGGGGCTCGTCACCGCCGGCGACCCGCGGCAGGCGGTCGCCGCCCTGGTCACCGCCAGTGAGCACCCCTCGACCCCCGGGAGCTGCAGATGATCACCGGCAACGCGGTCCCAGACAGCCGCGGCTACTACGGGGAGTTCGGCGGCCGGTTCATCCCGGAGGCGCTCGTCGCCGCGATCGACCAGCTCACCGAGTTCTACGAGAAGGCCAAGGTCGACCCCGAGTTCCTCGCCGAGTACGACGCGCTGCTGCGCAACTACGCCGGCCGCCCGAGCCGGCTCTACCACGCCGAGCGGCTGTCCGCCGAGCTCGGCTGCCGCGTGCTGCTCAAGCGCGAGGACCTCAACCACACCGGCGCGCACAAGATCAACAACGTCCTCGGCCAGGCGCTGCTGACGAAGAAGATGGGCAAGACGCGCGTCATCGCCGAGACCGGCGCCGGCCAGCACGGGGTCGCCACGGCGACCGCGGCCGCCCTGATGGGCCTGGAGTGCACCGTCTACATGGGCGAGGTCGACACCGACCGCCAGTCGCTCAACGTCGCGCGCATGCGGCTGCTCGGCGCCGAGGTCGTCGCCGTCCGCTCCGGCTCGCGCACCCTCAAGGACGCGATGAACGAGGCGTTCCGCGACTGGGTCGCCAGCGTCGACACCACGCACTACTGCATCGGCTCGGTGGGCGGCCCGCACCCGTTCCCGATGCTGGTGCGCGACTTCAACTCCGTGGTCGGGGAGGAGGCGCGCCAGCAGTGCATCGAGCAGTACGGCGGGCTGCCGGACGCCGTCCTCGCCTGCGTCGGCGGCGGCTCCAACGCGATCGGCATCTTCGCCGGCTTCCTCGGTGACGAGCAGGTCCGGCTGTACGGCTTCGAGGCGGCCGGCGACGGCGCCGAGACCGACCGCACCGCCGCCACCCTGACCAAGGGCGGCGTCGGCGTCCTGCACGGCTCGCTGTCGTACGTCCTGCAGGACGCCGACGGCCAGACGCTGGAGTCGCACTCGATCTCCGCCGGCCTCGACTACCCGGGCGTCGGCCCCGAGCACGCCTACCTCAAGCAGACCGGGCGCGCCAGCTACCTCCCCGTCACCGACACCGAGGCGATGGACGCCTTCCGGCTGCTGTGCCGCACCGAGGGCATCATCCCGGCGATCGAGTCCTCGCACGCGCTCGCGGGCGCCGTCCGGCTCGCCAAGGAGCTCGGACCCGAGGCGACGCTGCTGGTGAACCTCTCCGGGCGCGGCGACAAGGACGTCGCCACCGCCGGCGAGTGGTTCGACGTGATCGGAGTGACCCGCACCACATGACCGAGCACCGCTCCCTGAGCGACGTCTTCGCCGCCACCCGCGAGGCGAACCGCGCCGCTCTCATCGGCTATCTGCCGGCCGGGTTCCCGTCCCGCAAGCAGAGCGCCGACGCGTTCCGCGCGCTCGTCGACGGCGGCTGCGACATCGTCGAGGTCGGCATGCCGTACAGCGACCCGGTGATGGACGGTCCGACCATCCAGGCCGCGGCCACCAAGGCGCTCGCCGACGGCACCAAGATCGCCGACCTGCTCACGATCGTCGAGGCTATCTCGACGCACGGCGGAGTCCCGGTCGTGATGACCTACTGGGCGCCGGTGACCCGTTACGGGGTCGACGCGTTCGCGCGGGACCTCGCCAACGCGGGCGGCCGCGGCCTGATCACGCCCGACCTGATCCCCGACGAGGCGGGGGAGTGGCTCGTCGCCAGCGAGCAGCACGGCCTCGACCGGATCTTCCTCGTCGCGCCGTCCTCGACCGACGAGCGGCTGGCGATGACGACCAGCAGGTGCAGCGGCTTCGTGTACGCCGCGTCGTCGATGGGCGTCACCGGCGCCCGCGACCAGATCGGCGACCTCGCACCGCGGCTTGTCGAGCGCACCCGGCGGGTCACCGACCTGCCGATCGGCGTCGGGCTCGGCGTGCGCACCCCGGAGCACGTCCGCGAGGTCGCGTCGTACGCCGACGCGGTGATCGTCGGCTCGGCCTTCGTCACCGCCGTCGACCACGACCTGCGGCAGGCCGGAGAGCTGGTCACCGCACTACGAGAGGCCACCGCACGCTCATGACCGTCCTGGCCACCCTGCCCAGCCCGACGCAGAACCAGATCGACGTGTTCGGCATACCGCTGCGCGCCTACGCGTTGTGCATCCTCGCGGGCATCCTGCTGGCCATCTGGCTCAGCAACCGCCGCTGGGTCGCCCGCGGCGGCAAGTCCGGCGAGATCCTCGACCTCGCGCTGTGGGCGGTGCCGTTCGGCATCATCGGCGGCCGCATCTACCACGTGCTCTCCACGCCCGGGCCGTACTTCGGCAAGGGCGGCGATCCGGTGAAGGCGCTGTACATCTGGGAAGGCGGCCTGGGCATCTGGGGAGCCATCGCGCTCGGCGGGGTCGGTGCGTGGATCGGTGCCCGCCGCATGAAGCTGCGCATGACCTCGATCGCCGACACCCTCGCGCCGGGGCTGATCTTCGCCCAGGCCATCGGCCGGCTGGGCAACTGGTTCAACAACGAGCTGTACGGCGGCCCGGACAAGGGGCCTCTCGGCCTGGAGATCCACCAGCTCGACGCCAGCGGCAAGGCGCCCATCGACCCGGCGACGGGCAAGGCCAACGTGATCGGCACCTTCCAGCCGACCTTCCTGTACGAGCTCGTGTGGAACGCGCTGGTCGGCGGCCTGCTGCTGTGGATCGACCGCAGGTACAAGATGGGCCGCGGCCGGCTGTTCGCCGCGTACGTCGCCCTCTACTGCCTGGGCCGGTTCTTCATCGAGAACATGCGCAGCGACTACGCCGTCCACGTGCTCGGTCTGCGGATCAACGTGTGGACCTCGATCATCGTCGGCCTCGGCGCGGTCGCCTACCTGATCGTCGTCAAGGGCACTCGGGAGCCGACCCCGTACACCGACGACCGCCCCGCCTTCGTCACCGCCGACGACGTTTCCGCCACGCCCGACGCGACCCCCTCCACGCCCGACGCGACCTCCTCGACGCCGGAGGGGACCTCCTCCACGCCCGACGCGACCCCCTCCACGCCCGAGGGGACCTCCTCGGCGCCCGAGGGGACCTCCTCCACGCTCGAGGGGACCTCCTCCACGGTCGAGGCGACCTCCTCCACGGTCGTCGAGCGAGCGAGGAACGAGCGACGTCGAGACGCCGCGACCGAGCAGGACGCCGCACCCCGACCGGACACCGCAACCGCGCCACCCGACGAGCGTGACGCCGGCTCCTGAGTGAGCGGCGTCATCCGCTCGCCGAACATCTGGGAGCATCCCGCGGTCTACGAGATCGAGAACCGCGCGGTCGACCCCGACGGGCGGCTGTGGGCGGCGATGACCGCGCGGCATCCCTTGGCCGGGCAGCGGGTGCTCGACGTCGGCTGCGGCACCGGCTTCCATCTGCCCGCGTTCGCGTCCGAGGCCCGCGAGGTGATCGGCGTCGAACCTCATCCGCCACTGGTGGCGGCGGCCCGCCGGCGGACCGCCGGCGATCCCCGGGTGCAGGTCCGCGCCGGGACCGCGCAGCGGCTGCCGGTCGAGACGGCGAGCATCGACGTCGCGCACGCCCGCTGGGCGTACTTCTTCGGGCCCGGCTGCGAGCCGGGCCTCGACGAGCTGCAGCGCGTGATGCGCCGCGGCGGCACGGCCTTCATCATCGACAACGACCTCACGCGCTCGACGTTCGGCCGGTGGTGCCGGCGGGCGTGGCCCGGCTACCGGCCGGGCAGCGTCGAGCGGTTCTTCTCCGGCCACGGCTGGACCCGCGAGCCGGTGGACATGGGCTGGCGGTTCGCGAGCCGCGCCGACCTGGAGCGCGTGGTGCGCATCGAGTTCGCGCCGGCCCTCGCCGAGCAGCTGCTCGCCGAGCATCGGGGGCGCGACGTCGACTACGCCGTCAACCTCTGGTGGAAGCGGTACTGAGCCGTCAAGACCGATATTCAGCGTTGACTTATATAAGTCTGTACGTAGATGATGGTGGCATGCACGCGCTGGACGTCCTGGGGGACCCGGTCCGCCGGCGGATCCTCGAGCTCATCGCCGACGGCGACGTCCCGTCGGGGGCGGTCGCCGAGGCGATCACCGCCGAGTTCGGGATCAGCCAGCCGGCGGTCTCCCAGCACCTGCGCGTGCTGCGCGAGCACGGTTTCGCGACGGTGCGCCCGCAGGGTGCCCGGCGGCTGTACTCCGTGGCGCCGGACGGCGTCCGCGAGGCCAGCGAGTGGCTGACCCCGTTCCAGCGGTTCTGGGCCGGCCCGCTGGCCGCCCTGGAGACCGAGCTTGCCCGCGGCCGGCGGGAACGCCGCCGACCCAGCCCGCCACCGGCCCACGAGGAGCAACCATGATCGACGTACCCGCCCAGATCGACGCCGTCACCCGCGGCCTGCGCACCGAGCAGGTCGATGACGGCAGCCCGCTCACGGTGCAGACCCTGGTCCAGGAGTACCCCGTCGGCATCGCCGACCTGTGGGACGCCGTGACGAGCACCGACCGCATCCCCCGGTGGTTCCTGCCGGTCAGCGGCGACCTGCGGCCGGGTGGCCGCTATCAGCTCCAGGGGAACGCCGGCGGCGAGGTCCTCGAATGCGATCCGCCACGGGACGGCGCGGCGTCCTACCGGGTCACCTGGGAGATGGGCGAGGCGGTCAGCTGGCTGCGGATCCGGCTCGCCGCCGTGGCCGGTGATCGCACCTCGCTGGAGCTCGAGCACACCGCGCGGGCCGCCGACCTGCCCGCCGGCTTCTGGGAGACGTACGGCCCGGGCGCCACCGGCGTCGGCTGGGACGGCGGCCTGCTCGGGCTGGCGCTGCACCTGGGCACCCAGGACGCGGCCCTCGACCCGGCCGACGCCCTCGCGTGGGGGATGACCGACGAGGGCCGGTCGTTCTACCGGGGGTCGGCGGACTCGTGGGCGCAGGCGCACATCAGCGCGGGTGCCGACCGGGCGGCCGCGACCGCGGCGGCCGATCGCACGTACGCCTTCTACACCGGCGAGCCGCCGCAGCCGCAGGCAGGTGACGGCGCGGCCAAGAGTGACTGAACACCCTCGGTGCGCGCTGCTACGCGCCGCCCATCTCTTCTACCCTTGACGGGTGAACAGATGCGCCAAGATCGTGTGTACGCTCGGCCCCGCGAGCGCCAGCCTCGAGCAGATCACTGCCCTGACGGCGGCGGGCATGGACATCGCCCGGATGAACTTCAGCCACGGCACGCACGCCGACCACCAGTCCAACTACGACAACGTGCGCGCTGCGGCGGAGGCCACCGGGCGCACGGTGGGCGTGCTGGCCGATCTGCAGGGACCGAAGATCCGCCTCGGCAAGTTCGCCGACGGCGCGGTGATCTGGACCGAGGGCGACACCGTCGTCATCACCACCGACGAGGACGCCGGCGAGGAGAAGCGGATCGGCACGACCTACCCGCAGCTCGCGCAGGACGTCGAGATCGGCGACCGGCTGCTGATCGACGACGGCAACGTCGCCGTGGTGGTCACCGGCGTCGCCGGGCGTGACGTCCAGGTGCGCGTCGTCGAGGGCGGCACGGTCTCCGACCACAAGGGCCTGTCGCTCCCGGGCGTGAAGGTCAGCGTCCCCGCCCTCAGCGAGAAGGACGCCCGGGACCTGCGGTTCGCGCTACGGCTCGGCGTCGACTTCGTCGCGCTGTCGTTCGTGCGGCACCCCGAGGACGCCGAGCTGGTGCGCGACATCATGCGCGAGGAGGGCCTGGTGGTGCCGGTCATCGCCAAGCTCGAGAAGCCCGAGGCCATCGAGCGGCTCGACGAGATCGTCGAGTCCTTCGACGGGGTCATGGTCGCCCGCGGCGACCTCGGCGTCGAGCTGCCGCTCGAGGAGGTCCCGCTGGTCCAGAAGCGCTCGATCCAGATCGCCCGCGAGAAGGCCAAGCCGGTGATCGTCGCGACCCAGATGCTCGACTCGATGATCACGCACTCCCGCCCGACCCGCGCGGAGGCGTCCGACGTCGCGAACGCCGTCCTCGACGGCGCCGACGCCGTCATGCTGTCGGGGGAGACCAGCGTCGGCCAGTATCCCGTGCAGGCGGTCGAGACGATGGCGCGGATCATCTGCTCGGTCGAGGCCGGTGACATCGACGTCCCGGCGCTGCGCACGCGGCCGCGCACGAACGCCGGCATCATCGCCCGGTCGGCGCGGGACGTGGCCGAGGCGCTGGACGCCGACGCGATCGCGGCGTTCACCCAGAGCGGGGACACCGTGCGCCGGCTGGCGCGGCACCACTCGAAGATCCCGGTGCTCGCCTTCACCCCGGTGCAGAGGGTGCGCAACCAGCTCGCGCTGAGCTGGGGCGTGCGGGCGTTCATCGTCGACCCGGTCGAGCACACCGACGAGATGGTCAAGCAGGTCGACGCGGCGATGCTCGAGCTGGGCGTGCACAACCACGAGGACCTCATCGTGATGGTGGCCGGCAGCCCGCCGGGCAAGGTCGGCTCGACGAACCTCATCCGCCTGCACCGCATCGGCGAGGAGTGACGCCGCTCGGCGAGGAGCGCCGCCGCCCTAGGTGACGTGCAGCAGGCCTTCCTGGGCGGTGGAGGCCACCAGGCGGCCGTCGTGCGACCAGATCTGGCCGAGGGAGAAGCCGCGCGCGCCGCCGCCGGACGGCGAGCCGGACTGGTAGAAGAACCACTCGTCGGCGCGGAACGGGCGGTGGAACCAGACGGCGTGGTCGAGACTCGCGCCCTCCACGTTGTCGCGCATCCACGTCAGGCCGTGGCGGGTCAGCGACGAGTCGAGCAGGGTCATGTCGCTGGCGTACGTCAGCGCGCACAGGTGCAGGAACTTGTCGTCGGGCAGCCGGCCGTCGACCTTCATCCAGATGCGGTTGAGCGGCTCGTCGACGTCCCGGGTCCGCTCCCAGGGCGGTGTCGAGACGTAGCGCAGCTCCACCGGCCGAGGCAGCGTGATGCCCGGGCCGATCTTGTCCTCCTTGCCGGCGACGAGCTCGCGGTAGCTGGGCAGCGACTCCGGCCGCGGCACGTCCGGCATCGGCTCCTGGTGCTCGAACTTGCCCGGCTGCGGCACGGTGAACGACGCCGACAGGGTGAAGATCGCCTTGCCGTGCTGGATCGCCTCCACGTGCCGGGTGGAGAACCGGCGCCCGTCGCGGACCCGCTGCACGATGTAGATGATGGGGATCTCCGGGTCGCCCGGGCGCAGGAAGTAGGAGTGCAGCGAGTGCACCTCCCATTCGGGCCCGACCGTGCGCCCGGCCGCGACCAGCGCCTGCCCGGCGACCTGCCCTCCGAAGGTGCGCTGCAGGGTGACCGCGGGGCTGTGGCCGCGGAACAGGTTCTCCTCGAGCTTCTCCAGGTCGAGCAGCTTCACGAGCATGTCCACCGCGAGCTGACCGTCCTGTCCGGGCGCTGCTGCGTGGCGGAGGGCGGACAGCTCATGGGGTTGCGACATGCCGCAGATCCTATCGAGGGTCCTCCGGCGAGACGTCGCCTAGGCCAGGCCGTCGGCCGCCCGCTGCAGGGCCCGCCAGGTCAGCTCGATGTCCTCCGGCGTCGTCCACACGCCGCCGATGCTGGCCCGGATCACGAAGCGTCCGCCCAGCCTGGTGTGGGTGAGGTAGGCGATGCCCGAGGCGTTGACCGCCTCCATCAGCCCCGCCGTCCGGTCGCCGTCGCGCAGCGCGAAGCAGACCAGCGACAGGGAGCGGGGCAGCGCCAGCTCGAAGCGGGGATCGGCGGTGACGAGCTCCTCGAGCCGCCGGGCCATCGCGATCCCGGAGCGCAGGTGTGCCCGCACGCCGTCCAGCCCGTACGTGCGCAGCACCGCCCACAGCTTCATCGCCCGGAAGCGACGCCCCAGCTGCGGGTGCCAGTCGCGGTAGTCCACGACGGCGCCGCTGTCGGAGGCGGTGTTGCGCAGGTACTCCGGCACGATGCTGAGGGCGCCGGTCAGCGCGGCGCGGTCGCGCACCCAGAACACGGAGCAGTCGAAGGTGGTCAGCAGCCACTTGTGCGGGTTGGTGACCAGCGAGTCGGCGTACTCGTCGACCCCGTCGAGCAGGTCGCGGTGCTCGGGGCAGATGGCCGCGACCCCGGCAAAGGCGGCGTCCACGTGCAGCCAGATGCCGTGCTGCGCGGCGATCTCGCCGATCGCGCGGGTCGGGTCGACGGCGCACGTCGCTGTCGTGCCGACCGCCGAGACGACCATCACCGGCACCACCCCGGCAGCGACGTCCGCCTCGACGGCGGCGCGCAGCTCCTCCGGGCGCATCGCCTGGGTGCCGGGATCGACGGCGATCTGCCGCACGTTCGCGTAGCCGACACCGGTCATCATCGCCGCCTTCAGCAGCGACGAGTGCGCCTCGGTCGAGGCGTACACGGCGTACCGCCGGCCGTCCTGCAGGCCGGTGTCGCGGGCGGTACCGCCGGTGGCGCGGTGCAGCGCCGCCAGCAGCGCGGTCATCGTCGCCGTCGAGGCGGTGTCCTGGATGACGCCGCCGCCGGGGCCGGTGCTGCGCGACCAGTCCCCGAGCCCCATCGCGTCGGCGAGCCAGTCGGTGACGACCTGCTCGATCTCGGTCAGCGCCGGCGACGTCGACCACAGCATGCCCTGGGCGCCGATGCCGCTCGAGACGAGGTCGCCGAGCACCGCCGCCGGAGAGGAGTTCGCCGGGAAGTAGCCGAAGAACCGCGGATGCTGCCAGTGCGTGATGCCCGGCAGGACGACGCGGTCGAGGTCGGCCAGCAACGCGGTGAACGGCTCTCCGACCTCGGGTGCGGACGGCGGCAGAGCGCGCGCGATCGAGCCCGGCGCGGCCTGCGAGAGCACCGGCCGTTCGCCGACCGTCGTCCAGTAGTCCGCGATCCAGTCGATGACGGCATGGCCGTGCCGGCGGAACTCCTCGGGGGTCAGGTGCGGGAGCGGGGGAACGTCCTCAGGCATACCCCCGACGGTAGCCGAGGGCTACTTGCCGGTGAGCAGCTCGCTCGGCACGGCCTGGTCCGCGCGCAACGCGTCGAACAGCGCGGTGGCCTTCTTCGCGTCCCACTTCACCACCGAGCCGACACCGCCGATCGTCGGGGTACTCGCGATCGGGACGGTGGTCGTCACGAGGTCCTTCGACCCCATCGCCGTCCCCATGCCGGCCAGGTGCCAGAGGTGGCAGCCGTCGTCGACGGTCAACGTGCCGGTCGCCTTCAGCGCCAAGGGGATCGACCTGAGCGGGTTGGCCAGCGTGCCGGGGCTGGAGGCCTTGGCCAGCAGCGCGGACAGGAACGTGCGCTGCCGTTCGATCCGGTCGAGGTCGGCGTTCGCGCTGGCGCGCGTACGCACGTACCCGAGGGCCTGCGCGCCGTTCAGCGTCTGGCAGCCGGCCTGCAGGTCCAGGCCGGCCTTCGGGTCCTTCATCGGCTCGTCGATGCACATGTCGACCCCGCCGATCGAGTCGACGACGCCGGCGAACCCGCCGAAGCCGATCTCGGCGTACCGGTCGATGCGCATGCCCGTCAGCCCCTCGACCGTCCGCGCGAGCAGCGGCCCGCCGCCGTAGGCGAAGGCGGCGTTGAGCTTCTGCTGGCCGTGCCCCGGGATGTCGACGAGGGTGTCCCGCGGCAGGCTGATCAGGGTCGGCGCGGCGTTCGAGTCGGGGACGTGCAGCAGCATGATCGTGTCGGTCCGCTTGCCGTTGGCGTCGCCGGTGGCCAGCTCGGTCTTCTGCTGGTCGGTGAGGTCGGCGCGCGAGTCCGAGCCCACCATCAGCCAGGTCGTGCCCGGCGTGCCGGCCGGACGCCCGGAGTAGTCGGCGAGCACGTCCTGGCGGGTCATCGACAGATCGAGGTACGCGGCGAAGCCGACCAAGGCCAGCAGCAGCGCCGCGAGCAGCCACGCGAGAACCCGCCGACCGCGGCGCCGGCGAGCCGGTCGCGGTGCCGGCCCCGTGCTGCGACCGAGCGGCGCACCGTACGGCGCGCCGTGCTGGCCCGGAGCGTCCGGCGGCGCACCGTACCGCGCGCCGTGCTCCATCCCGCGCGGGTCGAGGTACGCCGGCAGCTCGCGGGTGCGCTCGGGATCGTCGTCCGGATACGGCATGGCCTCGCCTCGCTGCGGGTCGTCGGTAGCCCCGGTCGGATTCGAACCGACACTTGCGGTGGTTTGAGCACCGTGCCTCTGCCGTTGGGCTACGGGGCCTGGTCGCGCCCGGCTGTGGCGCCGGGTGCCGCAGACTAGAGTAGCGAACGTCCCTGGACGAGTACGTCCGCCGAGCCGCAGAACGAGGATTGCCACCGGTGCCGATGGAGCCCAGCGAGGGTAGCCCCGCTCGCCTACGAGTCCTGATCGCCGAGGACGAGGCGCTGATCCGGCTCGACCTCAGCGAGATGCTGCGCGAGGAGGGCTACGACGTGTGCGGCATGGCCCGCGACGGCCAGGAGGCGATCGAGCTCGCCGAGTCGTTGCGGCCCGACCTGATCATCCTCGACGTGAAGATGCCGCGCCTCGACGGGCTGACCGCGGCGGAGGTCATCGGCGAGCAGCGCATCGCGCCGATCGTGGTGCTCTCTGCGTTCAGCCAGCGCGACCTCGTCGACCGCGCGCTCAAGGCCGGCGTGATGACCTACCTGACCAAGCCGTTCGCCCAGGCCGACCTGGCGCCGGCGATCGAGACGGCCTACGCGCGGTTCGCCGAGATGCGCGCCCTGGAGGCGGAGATCGGCGACCTGAACGACCGGATCGAGACGCGCAAGATCATCGAGCGCGCCAAGAGCTTCCTGATGACGGCGCACAAGCTCAGCGAGCCGGCCGCGTTCCGCTGGATCCAGCGCAGCGCGATGGAGCGCCGGACGACGATGAAGGTCGTCGCCGAGGCCATCCTGGACCACTCGTCGGGGCGCTGAGCGCACGCCACAGGGCGGTCTGGGTCACATTATTGCTGTTGCATAACGCCCGCATGCCACTTCGCGGATTGGCAATACGTCTCGGCTAACTTGGTCGCCTAGGCGTTTTCGGGGAGCTGTGCACGAGAGGTGCGCACGCCTGGGATCGCTACCTGATCAGGAGGTACGCGTGGCGCGTCATACGGTTCGCGGTGTCGTCGCTCTGGGCGCAATCGTCGCTCTGGCAGTGACGGGATGCGGCAGCAAGGAGACCAAGTCGGAGAAGTCGGGCGGCACCGGCGCGCTGTCGATCAAGCCGTTGGAGCAGGTCGACAAGCAGGGCAAGCCGGTGGACAAGAAGGCCGGCGGCAACGCCGCCGATCCCGCCGGTGACGGCAAGGCCAAGTGCAGCAACATCTCGCTCGGCTTCGCCGGAGCCCTGACCGGGGACAACGCCGCGCTCGGCAAGAACATCCGGTACGGCATGGAGGTGGCGATCAAGAAGCACAACGACGCCAACAAGGACTGCCAGGTCTCGGTCAAGGAGTTCGACACCGAGGGCACGCCGGAGAAGGCGACCCAGGTCGCGCCGTCCATCATCGGCGACGCCCAGGTCATCGGCCTGCTCGGCCCGGCGTTCTCCGGTGAGTCCAACGCCGTCGACTCGCAGTTCAACGAGGCCGGCCTGGCGGCGGTCACCGCCTCCGCGACCAACCCGACGCTGTCGCAGAACGGCTGGAAGACCTTCTTCCGCGGCCTGGCC
This window harbors:
- a CDS encoding class I SAM-dependent methyltransferase codes for the protein MSGVIRSPNIWEHPAVYEIENRAVDPDGRLWAAMTARHPLAGQRVLDVGCGTGFHLPAFASEAREVIGVEPHPPLVAAARRRTAGDPRVQVRAGTAQRLPVETASIDVAHARWAYFFGPGCEPGLDELQRVMRRGGTAFIIDNDLTRSTFGRWCRRAWPGYRPGSVERFFSGHGWTREPVDMGWRFASRADLERVVRIEFAPALAEQLLAEHRGRDVDYAVNLWWKRY
- the trpA gene encoding tryptophan synthase subunit alpha, translating into MTEHRSLSDVFAATREANRAALIGYLPAGFPSRKQSADAFRALVDGGCDIVEVGMPYSDPVMDGPTIQAAATKALADGTKIADLLTIVEAISTHGGVPVVMTYWAPVTRYGVDAFARDLANAGGRGLITPDLIPDEAGEWLVASEQHGLDRIFLVAPSSTDERLAMTTSRCSGFVYAASSMGVTGARDQIGDLAPRLVERTRRVTDLPIGVGLGVRTPEHVREVASYADAVIVGSAFVTAVDHDLRQAGELVTALREATARS
- a CDS encoding ArsR/SmtB family transcription factor, with the protein product MHALDVLGDPVRRRILELIADGDVPSGAVAEAITAEFGISQPAVSQHLRVLREHGFATVRPQGARRLYSVAPDGVREASEWLTPFQRFWAGPLAALETELARGRRERRRPSPPPAHEEQP
- a CDS encoding SRPBCC domain-containing protein — its product is MIDVPAQIDAVTRGLRTEQVDDGSPLTVQTLVQEYPVGIADLWDAVTSTDRIPRWFLPVSGDLRPGGRYQLQGNAGGEVLECDPPRDGAASYRVTWEMGEAVSWLRIRLAAVAGDRTSLELEHTARAADLPAGFWETYGPGATGVGWDGGLLGLALHLGTQDAALDPADALAWGMTDEGRSFYRGSADSWAQAHISAGADRAAATAAADRTYAFYTGEPPQPQAGDGAAKSD
- a CDS encoding acyl-CoA thioesterase, which gives rise to MSQPHELSALRHAAAPGQDGQLAVDMLVKLLDLEKLEENLFRGHSPAVTLQRTFGGQVAGQALVAAGRTVGPEWEVHSLHSYFLRPGDPEIPIIYIVQRVRDGRRFSTRHVEAIQHGKAIFTLSASFTVPQPGKFEHQEPMPDVPRPESLPSYRELVAGKEDKIGPGITLPRPVELRYVSTPPWERTRDVDEPLNRIWMKVDGRLPDDKFLHLCALTYASDMTLLDSSLTRHGLTWMRDNVEGASLDHAVWFHRPFRADEWFFYQSGSPSGGGARGFSLGQIWSHDGRLVASTAQEGLLHVT
- the pyk gene encoding pyruvate kinase, with the protein product MNRCAKIVCTLGPASASLEQITALTAAGMDIARMNFSHGTHADHQSNYDNVRAAAEATGRTVGVLADLQGPKIRLGKFADGAVIWTEGDTVVITTDEDAGEEKRIGTTYPQLAQDVEIGDRLLIDDGNVAVVVTGVAGRDVQVRVVEGGTVSDHKGLSLPGVKVSVPALSEKDARDLRFALRLGVDFVALSFVRHPEDAELVRDIMREEGLVVPVIAKLEKPEAIERLDEIVESFDGVMVARGDLGVELPLEEVPLVQKRSIQIAREKAKPVIVATQMLDSMITHSRPTRAEASDVANAVLDGADAVMLSGETSVGQYPVQAVETMARIICSVEAGDIDVPALRTRPRTNAGIIARSARDVAEALDADAIAAFTQSGDTVRRLARHHSKIPVLAFTPVQRVRNQLALSWGVRAFIVDPVEHTDEMVKQVDAAMLELGVHNHEDLIVMVAGSPPGKVGSTNLIRLHRIGEE
- the lgt gene encoding prolipoprotein diacylglyceryl transferase, with protein sequence MTVLATLPSPTQNQIDVFGIPLRAYALCILAGILLAIWLSNRRWVARGGKSGEILDLALWAVPFGIIGGRIYHVLSTPGPYFGKGGDPVKALYIWEGGLGIWGAIALGGVGAWIGARRMKLRMTSIADTLAPGLIFAQAIGRLGNWFNNELYGGPDKGPLGLEIHQLDASGKAPIDPATGKANVIGTFQPTFLYELVWNALVGGLLLWIDRRYKMGRGRLFAAYVALYCLGRFFIENMRSDYAVHVLGLRINVWTSIIVGLGAVAYLIVVKGTREPTPYTDDRPAFVTADDVSATPDATPSTPDATSSTPEGTSSTPDATPSTPEGTSSAPEGTSSTLEGTSSTVEATSSTVVERARNERRRDAATEQDAAPRPDTATAPPDERDAGS
- the trpB gene encoding tryptophan synthase subunit beta, translating into MITGNAVPDSRGYYGEFGGRFIPEALVAAIDQLTEFYEKAKVDPEFLAEYDALLRNYAGRPSRLYHAERLSAELGCRVLLKREDLNHTGAHKINNVLGQALLTKKMGKTRVIAETGAGQHGVATATAAALMGLECTVYMGEVDTDRQSLNVARMRLLGAEVVAVRSGSRTLKDAMNEAFRDWVASVDTTHYCIGSVGGPHPFPMLVRDFNSVVGEEARQQCIEQYGGLPDAVLACVGGGSNAIGIFAGFLGDEQVRLYGFEAAGDGAETDRTAATLTKGGVGVLHGSLSYVLQDADGQTLESHSISAGLDYPGVGPEHAYLKQTGRASYLPVTDTEAMDAFRLLCRTEGIIPAIESSHALAGAVRLAKELGPEATLLVNLSGRGDKDVATAGEWFDVIGVTRTT
- the trpC gene encoding indole-3-glycerol phosphate synthase TrpC — translated: MTVLDDIIAGVREDVAARQAHVSLDELKRRCRAVPDALDAYSALNRDGVAVIAEVKRASPSAGPLADIGDPAALAAEYEAGGARAISVLTEQRRFGGSLDDLAAVRKAVSIPVLRKDFVVSSYQVHEARAYGADIVLLIVAALNQDTLVGLRERVESLGMTALVEVHDEQEADRALQAGASVIGVNARNLKTLEVDRATFERIGPGLPSNVVKIAESGVRDARDLIAYAKAGADAVLVGQGLVTAGDPRQAVAALVTASEHPSTPGSCR